The Kribbella shirazensis genomic interval GCGCCCCGGAGCGTGCCGGAACGTCGTCGAAGCAGCCAGATCTTGCCGCCGCGGCGGCAACTTCCGGCCAACTTCGCGAACTGGCGATAAATAGTTTGCGGGCTCCGACGCGGACGGCGTACTGTACTTTCTGCGGTCAGAGCCTGGCCGAAAACTTCAAACCACCATAGCGATCGAGCTAACCGCCCGCTTCGCCACAACGAGAGGAGGTGCCCTGGAAATGATCACCAACACGGTTAAGAAGCCGTTCAGCGACGCTGCCGCGCTGCCGTGCGCCCTGATTCAGGGTGCCTCGCCGCGACCGCACGTCGCGACCGTTGTGCTCATGGCTTCCGGCGCTGCCCAGTTCAAGGGCGGAGCTGTCGGCGATGTGAAGTACGGCGGTTCGGGTTCTCGAGCATGGAGTCCACCGGTCTGACGAGAGTCAGAGCCGGCACCTCCAAGGCCGCGGAACCCGAAAAGGGTCCCGCGGCCCTTTTGTTTGTCAACACAGTTTTGGTGGTCATCAACCGGTGGCCGCCAGGGACGACAAGAGATCAGCACCAAAGTCACTGGGAGGTGACCGGAATGAGCGTGAGCTTCCTCGATGTCTTCACCGAGGTCGCAACGTCGCAGGACCTGCCCTGTCGGTCCTACGCACCAGAACTCTTCTTCGCCGAATCGCCGGCGGACGTCGAGTACGCCAAGTCGCTGTGCACCACCTGCCCGCTGAAGGCCGAGTGCCTGGCCGGAGCGCTCGAGCGTTCCGAGCCGTGGGGAGTGTGGGGCGGCGAACTGTTCGTCCAGGGTGTGGTGGTTCCGCGCAAGCGGCCCCGTGGGCGTCCCCGCAAGAGTGACACCGTAACCGCCGCCTGACGAACCCCAACCCATCCGAATCGAGTCCAACGTGACCACTCAGACTTTCACCAGGAGCACCGAAATGCATTTACTTCATGAAGATCTCGCCCGTGCTCATTGTCGTGCTTCGCTGAAGGACGCAGAGCAGAACCGGCGCTTCCGCCTCGCTCACCAGATCGAGAAGGCGCAGAAGCAGGCCGAGCGGGCCGGCCGGCGAGCTGAGAGGGCCAGCGCACGCGCGCGCCTCGCACTCGCCCGCCTGGTCTGATCCACCAAGAGACACACCTTCGCCCGTCGCCGGCCCGAAGGGAGGGCCGGCTCCGGGCAGCACAGCCTGACCAGCTGAATCACTGAGGGGCGGCACCCGACGGGTGCCGCCCCTCAGCCACGCTCCAGGAGCAGCACCTGCTGGAGACCGACAAGCGTGATCCCGCTGACGATCTCGCGGCGGCCGATCATCGCGGGTACGTCGGCCAGCGGGATCCACTCGATCCGGTCCGACTCGTTCCGCTCCGTCGGCGGCCCGGCGTACCGCGCGCTAGTCGCCCGGAACACGTGATGCCGCGAGTCGGTGATCCCGGCGGCCGGCTCCGACTGGATGAGCTCGGTCAGCCCGTCCGCCCGCCACCCGGTCTCCTCCTCCAACTCCCGCGCCGCAGCGGCCTGCGGAGTCTCGCCGGCCTCGATGATCCCCATCGGGATCTCCCACGCCCAGGTGTCGGTCAGGAACCGGTGCC includes:
- a CDS encoding WhiB family transcriptional regulator, with protein sequence MSVSFLDVFTEVATSQDLPCRSYAPELFFAESPADVEYAKSLCTTCPLKAECLAGALERSEPWGVWGGELFVQGVVVPRKRPRGRPRKSDTVTAA
- a CDS encoding NUDIX domain-containing protein; this encodes MRWVIHGEGEVWTNQWLSVRRLDVEQPDGERFDYHAVRLKDIAAAVVTRDEYVLLMWRHRFLTDTWAWEIPMGIIEAGETPQAAAARELEEETGWRADGLTELIQSEPAAGITDSRHHVFRATSARYAGPPTERNESDRIEWIPLADVPAMIGRREIVSGITLVGLQQVLLLERG